Within the Paenibacillus sp. AN1007 genome, the region AGAGCACGCAGCAGCACATCCTGAGCTGTGGTATCCGTTCACCAAGGACGGCAAAAAGTACAACATGCCCATCATGGAGTACACGGATAACGACGATACCCTGCTCTGGCTCCGCGAAGACTGGATGGAGAAGCTGAACCTGCAAGCTCCGAAAACCATCGCAGACCTTGAGAACATCATGGACAAATTCAAAAACGAGAACCCGGACGGTCTATCTCCAGACAAAGTATTCCCGCTGGCCATCTCGCTCAAAAACAACACCAACACCTGGATGGGTGGACTCGACTGGTTGTTCGGTGCATACGGCACGATTGAAGAACAATGGAACAAAGACGCAAACGGCAATCTGGAGTACGGCTCCGTGAACCCGGGTGCGAAACAAGCTCTTGCCAAGCTGGCTGAATGGATGGAAAAAGGGTATATCCACGCCGACTCCGCGCTATGGGACGAAGGTAAATCCGCTGAAAGCTGGACGGCTGGCAAAGCCGGCATCCTGCCTGGCGCAAACTGGGTACCGGACTGGCCTGCTCCAGACCTGCTGAAGAACGTACCTGGCGCGAAATACAAAGCCTACCCTGTTCCGGCTGGTCCAGACGGCAAGATCGGTACGAAATGGCAGAACTCTGGCGTCAACGCAAGTATCATGATCAACAAAGACGCGAAGCACCCGGAAGCGATTTTCCTGTATTACAACTATCTGCTGGAAAACCTCGCGAACCCGAAAGCAGGCAGCCCGTATGAGTACGGCTTTGCGAAAGGGTACGACTGGGATGTCGTAGACGGTAAACCGACCAGTGACAAAGAGAAGATCAAAGACTTCTCCAACGAATTCCCGTTCCTGACCGGCCCGGCGCGTATTCCAGATCTGTACATGAAAACACTCGTGAAACTCGCGAACGGCGAGAAAGCTGAGACACCTTACGAGAAACAAATGGCCGAATTCCGTAAACCGGAAAACTGGTACGCGGGTAAAGTCGTGATGTCCCAGATCGACATCCGCAAACAAAACTATTTCACAGGCGCAGCCACACCAACCATGGTATCCAAGTGGAACCTGCTCCGTCAGTCCGAGCTCGAAACCTTCAACAAAATCATCTACGGCAAACTGCCAATCGATGCATTCGACCAATTCGTAACCAACTGGAAATCCAACGGCGGCGATCAGATCACCCAAGAGGTGAATGATTGGTTCAAGTCGGTGAGTGGGAAGTAAGAATTTGTTGTTGTGAAAAGTAAAGCATTAAAACCCGAGCCGAAGCGAGTTATTCACGCTTCGGCTCGGGTTTTTAAGTATAAAGCGGGGTCGCTCCCCCATGATTTATGGGTGCGCTTTAGTGGATCAAACCCGTGTATGCTTACTAAGCTAATCTATGTAAGCATACATAGCTTTTCACACTGCTAAGTTCGTAAATCAACTAGCGTTAGTCAGATTCATGTCCTTTCTCCACCAACATCGACTGATTTAACAAGGAAGTCGTTAGCTGAATGCCATCTCGCAGCCCCTGCATGTACAACCGTTCATTCTCTATGCCTTTGCTCACAATGTAACGATTCTCCCATTCAGCATATTCAGGTGTCTGCTCGACATTCTTGCCAGCAAACAAAGCTTCAAACGCTTCGTCGGTTTCCCCACGTACACGACTCAGTTCAGAATCATGCTCGATCTGCACAGTCACCTCATCCAGCCTTTCTTGAATCGCTCGCTGCATCCACGGTGGAAAATCCATAACTTCTCCTCCCCCTACGCATTATGTAATTCGCTCATTAACTCGTGCCACCAGTTCATCCACCCTTCGGCTCTGTTCCTGAACCGCAGGATTGTCACACAACGGAATCGCTTGCTTCAAGGATGCCTCACCAAGCTGATTAAGCTTGCGCCGTTCCTCTTCCAATAAGTCAAGCAACCGGCTCATACATGCACCTCTCTGATGGGTCTAAATTGCATCATGTCTTGTTAAGACTAGACATGAGCAATCATTTTAATACTTTGATTTATGATTCATAGAATACAGTTCTTGTTTCATACAAATTGTACGAGAAAATATTACCTTTTTAATGCGAATATCGAATTCAAATAAAATAAACTGATTGAATCACTTGGTAGTAAAAAACAGTGTTGGACACTGAGAAATTTTATAACAAATTATTTCCAATAAAATCTCTTTTACGAATTTGTCTTTTTATAAGTAAAGAACGGCTGCGTCGAAATTTGCAACCGTTCGTCTGAACTAATACCTTTTTAGAACTTTAAGTCAATATTAATATCATTTAATGTCGTAATTCTTCAAACAGAGGCAGCTTTGCAGCCCGATTGTCTCTACCCGTACAAGGATTACCGACCAAAGCGTAAACAATATGTCATCTCCCTCTTTTAAGTACTATCAAATTAATTCTCTTCCATAAGGGTTTAGGTTTCAATTTCCCCTTTAGTTCTTTTACCTTCTTTTCAATGTGATCATAAAATTC harbors:
- a CDS encoding ABC transporter substrate-binding protein; amino-acid sequence: MIKFKAWWSLLTVIALITITACGSGGSASEKGTNDTQEAVGSAEAEAAFAKGKYDPPIEFSSVLMPKKYAHGDTKENNVHDRWMLETLGMKHKDTWYPATDDQYRQKLELAIASGEKLPDFVTVPTNAVLTNQLIDSGQFIAIDELFEKYASPILKEHAAAHPELWYPFTKDGKKYNMPIMEYTDNDDTLLWLREDWMEKLNLQAPKTIADLENIMDKFKNENPDGLSPDKVFPLAISLKNNTNTWMGGLDWLFGAYGTIEEQWNKDANGNLEYGSVNPGAKQALAKLAEWMEKGYIHADSALWDEGKSAESWTAGKAGILPGANWVPDWPAPDLLKNVPGAKYKAYPVPAGPDGKIGTKWQNSGVNASIMINKDAKHPEAIFLYYNYLLENLANPKAGSPYEYGFAKGYDWDVVDGKPTSDKEKIKDFSNEFPFLTGPARIPDLYMKTLVKLANGEKAETPYEKQMAEFRKPENWYAGKVVMSQIDIRKQNYFTGAATPTMVSKWNLLRQSELETFNKIIYGKLPIDAFDQFVTNWKSNGGDQITQEVNDWFKSVSGK
- a CDS encoding aspartyl-phosphate phosphatase Spo0E family protein, with the translated sequence MSRLLDLLEEERRKLNQLGEASLKQAIPLCDNPAVQEQSRRVDELVARVNERIT